The following nucleotide sequence is from Nitrospira sp..
CCCGCCAATACCCAAGCGGTCGGTTTTCATTGTTTGCGGAAGAAGGCTGAGACACCGTCGGCAGGGAATCACTCCCCAGTTGAATCCACCCTGGGCGGTAGGACGCTTGCAGCACGGCCGTCAACGCTCGTTGGACGGCAAGGCCATCATAAAAAGAGGCATCCACGTGAGGGTTAAGTTTGCCTCGGATACAGGCATCCACGAAGCTGTGCATCATGACGGGAAGGCAATGCGGTTTGCCGTCCGATGCAGGGTCCGGCAACGACAAGTTTTTCCACTCTGTCTGACCGGGAGTCGACACTTTCAGCGTATCCACCGATCCTCTACTCAGTGAGGCCCTCAGTGCACCCTCCCGTCCAATCACTTCGATAAACGCTTTGTCTCCGAGAGTGGGTGTGGCGCGGCTGGCAAACCATTGCCCACGCAGAGCGTTCTCGCAGATGAACCACCCACCGGCGATATCATCTGTCTCAACATCTGTGAGTCGTCCTGTCAGGCGGTCGACTCCCTCACGCGGGATCAAGGTCGTGAACCCCGTCACCGCTTCAATGGGGTCCAACACGAAATTAACTAAGTCGAACAAGTGAGATCCGACGTCGTAAAGCACTCCGGCTCCCGCCCAACTCAGCTTCTCTCGAAAACCGATCAGAGAATCCGGATGAAGACCTTGCCACGAATCGAACTCGATGCGCACGTAATGCGGCTGCCCAACATCACCCTGGCGGAGTCGACGTCGCAGCTCTTGAACGCCGTAGAGATAGCGGAATGTAAACGCAACCTGGTGGACCCTCTCAGTCGCCTCGGCCGCACGAACCATATCGAGGGCTTCCCCGACACTGATGCCCAGCGGCTTTTCACACAGCACATGTTTTCCGGCAGCGAGCGCAGCCTTCGCTTGACGTGCATGAAACACGTTGGGAGTCGCGATAGTCACGGCATCGATATCGGCTCGCGCGCACAACATCTCATAATCTGTGGTGGTCTCAGGCACGTTCAGTCGGCCGGCCATGGCCTGCGTGCGGTCATGATCGCGCCCGCAGAGCATCACCACCTCTGCTTGCGGATGAGATTGCAAGCCGGGGACGTGACAGGTTTCGGCAAACGCTCCGGTTCCGATCACGCCGATACGTAGTTTCTTCATGTAGGACGACGGATGCGATTCGACCCTTGCGTATGCCAGCCGGCCCGCCATGGAGCGATGCCCCTGCACGGACAGGCCTATCTCTCATCACTGACGGGAGCTGTCGAATGTGGAACGCCTTGGAGGATCGCACGTGATCCCGTGAGGGGAAAATAAGGAATACCCTGAGAAGTCGCTCAATCACACCTGAGGAAGTCGGGAGGGGCAGAGGATGGGGGCGAAACGGATAAACATCACAACAGCATGTAATAACTCATGAATCTGTCCGCACGAGTCCGGTTCTGATCGCCAGGCGAACCAGGCCCGGGACGTCGTGGATCTCCAGTCGCTCCATCAACTGTGCCCGGTGGGTCTCAACCGTCTTGACGCTCAGGTCGAGGCGTTGCGCAATCTGCTTAGTTGACCAGCCCTCCGCGATGAGTTGGAGTATCTCGCGCTGGCGCCCAGTCAGACGACCCAGGGGCCCGAGTTGTGAATCGTCCTGCCGGCGATACGCATCCAAGGTAAATTTGACGACAGAGGGGGTCAAATAGGTCTCGCCTCGGCAGACTGTCTTGATGGCCAGTTCAAGTTCGGCACGATCGGCATCTTTAAGCAGGTACCCTGCGGCGCCGGCACGAAGCGCTTCTTTGAGATATTCTTCGTTCGTGTACATCGACAGCATCAGCACCCGCGTTTGCGGGCACTCCTGCCGCATCCGGATCGTGGCCTCAAGCCCGTTCATCTCCGGCATGGCGATATCCATCAGCACCACCTCCGGTTCGCGTTCCTTTGCGATTCTCAAGGCGTCACGCCCATTGCTGACTTCATCGATCACCTGGATACCGTCCAACTTTTCCAACAAGGCGCGGAACCCGGCCCGTACCAGGGTATGATCGTCCGCCAGCAGCACCCTCACTTTTTTCATGTTGGAGCATTCTCCCCGAGCCGTGGTTCTGGTTTGGTCGGGAACAGGGCTCGGATTTCAGTCCCCTCACCTGGTGTGGAGTGGACTGCAAACTCCCCTCCGGCAAGACGGACCCGTTCTTCCATACCGGATAACCCGATGCTGGTTCCCGCATGCGCCCTATTGCGAATGTCTTGTAGGTCGAACCCAATTCCTCCGTCACGTATCACCAGCACCACCTCACGGGTCCCGAATTCCAGGCGCACCTCTACCCATTCGGCCCGGGAATGACGAGCCACATTGGTCAGTGCCTCTTGAGCCAATCGAAAGCAAGCGATTTCGATCTCAGGGGAGGGCCTGGTCACCGCACCCTCGGCGCTGAATCGCAGTTCCCAACCGGCCCGCTCGGCCTGTCTTCCGGCGTACCACCGGAGTGCGGGAACCAGCCCCAACTCATCCAATAAGGACGGCCGCAGATCCAAGGCCAGGCTTCGAACCCTTTGCAGCACTTGGGCAAGGATTTCCAGGCTGTCCGCAATTTGTTCCTCAACGTGCTCACAATTCGGTAGGGTACGCAGTTCGCGCAAATTCAACTTCATGGCCGTTAGCGCCTGACCGATTTCATCGTGTAGATCTCTGGCGATCGCGCGCCGTTCTGACTCTTGAATTTCCATCAACCGACGGGAGAGGACACGCAACCGTTCATTCGCCTCACTGAGCGCAGCGGTCCGTTCGTCCACGCGACGTTCGAGTTCCTCATGCGCCACCTTCAGCGCCTCCTGCGCCCGTTTCTGTTCCGTAATGTCCGTATTTAGTTCCAAGCTGCCGGTGGGTCGCCCCTGCGAATCCCGAAGCAAGGTCCAGCGGCTTGACACCGTAATCGTCCGGCCATCGCGCGTGGTATGGATGAGTTCCCCGGTCCAGAACCCGCCCTCGAGAAACAGCTGTTTGATCTCCTCCAACGGGCGCGGAAATCGAGTCCGCAGAAAGTGATGGATATAGGCCCCCAGCGCCGCCTCCGCTGTCCATCCATAGAGCCGGACGGCTCCATCGTTCCAATAGGTAATGGTATCGCGATCCAGATCCCGCACGAGAATCGCATCGTTGGCCAAGTGAAGAAGTTCGGCTTGGTGCCGTAGCAATTCTTCCGCACCCACCTGTTTGTCTTTGTCCCGCACGACGAGGCAATAGCCGATCACATTTCCCGATGTATCCGGCACCGGACACACCGTGAGGAGCACGGGACGTCGATGACCATCACGGTGTACGTAGATCCACTCTTCCTGAGAGACCTGACCGATCCTCGCTCTTGCCACAATGGCGTCAAACCGATCCGCAATCAGGGCCTCGGCCTGAAGAACGCCCGCGTCCATACGCCCCGCCAATTCGGCAGGATCATGAAACAAGGTAGGCGTCAGTTGACCGATCACGGCATCCGCCGCGATGTCCAACAATCTCTCGGCGGCGGGATTGAGACTTGTGATCACACCATCCGGCGCGGTCGTAATCACGGCTGGTTGGGTATCTTCGACACCGCTCAGCTCGACCACTTCAGCCTCCGCTCGCAACTCTACTTTCCGGCCCGTTCTTACCCAGAGTGGCAGGATAATTGGATGATACTACAGCCATCTCAACGAAGCGATGAGACGACCAGGAGTGGCGATGGCCGGAGAGAGCCCTTGTGTGCTTTAGACGAGACATCGGCTGCCGTAGGTGCTACTCCGCCTGTTGCAGGCGACTCGATTGCCGGCCGACCAGCCAGACGCCGGCCAATATCAACACGATACCGGCGATTTCCCGCAGGCCGATCGCCTCGCCGAGCACGAGGGCCGACAGCAGCAGCGCTGAGACTGGAATGAGGTTCACGAAAATGCCCGCTCGAGAGGGGCCGACCCCCTTCACCCCATACAACCAGGCCTGCTGGCCCAGCGCCGTCGCAAACACGATCAGGTAGAGCAGGGCCAGCCAACCGGAGAGCGGCACGGAGTCGGCTCCGCTGACCGACAGTTTCTGATCCGTCCATAACAGCGGAATCTGCAAGAGGAGAGACACCAGCAGGGTCGTCCAGTTCACCGTCAGCGGAGAAAGCCGCTCCATGACTTCGCGCCCGCCGATGGAATAGAGGGCCCAGCTGACCAGTCCCAGCAGCACCAGCGTGCCACCGAGCCAGGGATTGGCTCCGGCCGGAAGGTTTCCCCCCAGACCGGAGACCAGGGCAACACCGGCAAAAGACACCGTACAGCCGGCCGCTACGGTCCTGAAGGGGATGTCGCGCACCAACAGCGAGGAAAGTAGGGCCGTGATCGCCGGACTCGCGCCGATAATGACACCGGCCGTCGAGGCGCCGATATATCGCAGACCGAACAACGTGCAGAGGTGGTTGCCCAGCACGCCCAGGCCCAGAAGGGACAAGAGTTTCACATCACGAACAGTCAGTCGGGCGCGATGCCCCTCGGTCAGCCACCAGAGGGGAATCAAAATCGCCAAGGCACCCGCGCCCCGCAGCACGGAGGTCTCCACCGCCGAAAAGGCCCCCAGCGCCATTTTCTGGCCCACGATGGAACCGCCCCAGACTAAGGCCGATGTAGTGAGCGCGGCATAGGCGGCAGCCGCCGTCGGCTTCTCCATGGACTCGATCCTTCGTCGATCGTTCCGCAAAGGACTTGCCGCGACCGTCACGGCGCCGCCTGAGGCGGCGGTTTCGGCGTGATGACCCAGAGGCCATCCCGAATCGTCGCCATCACGGCGGTAACCCCTGCATCCTCTCTGACAACACGATTCAATTCCTGGATCGCGGCGGTTCGGTCGTCGGGCGGCGGATCGAGCAACACGTCCCCTCCCCACAAGACATTGTCGATGAGAATGAGGCCACGCGGCGACAGCAGTTCCCTCGCAAGGCGGTAATAGTTCACATAGTTCACCTTATCCGCGTCGATAAAGATCAGGTCACACGGCCCGTCCAACGCTGCCATGGTCTCAAGGGCCGGCCCCATACGCACCTCGATCTTCTGTCCGTGGGGCGATTGCGCAAAGTAGCGCCGCGCGACCGCCGCCGCTTCCTGATCGATCTCGCACGTCACCACGCGCCCATCGTCGGCCAATGCCTCGGCGAAACACAGGGCGCTGTAGCCGGTGAACATTCCGATCTCCAACACCCGTCTCGCCTGTACCACGCGCGTCATCATATGGAGAAAGGCCCCTTCCAGCGGCCCTACGAGCATGCGGGCATACTCCATAGTACGCTCGGTCTCTTCGCGCAGGGCCCGGCGCGCCGGGGATTCCGGCAAGGAATGGGCGGCAGCATAAGCGTCGATCTTCTCGGCAATGAGATCAGTCATCGGTTTCACTCGGCGTGAGAGTTGTGCGACAATCCGCAAGACCGCGCGATCATACCATGGACACATCAGCAGAAGGAGCAAGAAGGTGCAGACACTGGCGGCGCTGGAACCACTGACGACCCGATTGTTGGAAATCCGACGCATTCAAAGCGCCGCGTCCGTACTGTCGTGGGACCAGGAAACCTATATGCCCGCAGGAGGGGGAGCCGCTCGTGCCGAGCAGATCGCGGTGCTGGAAGGCCTTGCCCATCGCCAGCTCGTGTCACCGGACACCCACGCCTTGCTCGCGCAATGGGTCGATCCCGCCACCGGCGAGGCCGGTGATACGTGGGATGAGCCCTCCCGCGCCCTGTTGCGTGAGGCCTGGCGCGATGTCAGTCGGGCGAGGAAACTCCCGTCCGAGTTCGTCATGAGATTGAGCCGAGCCTCGTCTCTCGCCCAACAGGCCTGGATCACAGCCCGCGCGGAGAATCGCTTCGCGCACTTTCTCCCTCATCTCATCTCCCTTGTCGGCCTCAAACGGGAAGAAGCGGAGTATCTGGGGTACCGCGCGTCGCCCTACGACGCCCTGCTCGACCTCTACGAGCCCGGCGCCACCATCGCGCAGATCACGCCTCTGTTTGCGCAACTGCGGGCCAAGCTCGTTCCGCTCCTCCAGCGCATCCAAGGCAGCGGGGTCACGATCGACGAGGGCTGTCTGCACCAAAGCTTCGACCCGGCACGGCAATTGGAATTCGGTCGGCTGGTGCTGGTGGCCATGGGGTACGATTTCGAGCGCGGCCGCCTCGATCAGTCGGCGCACCCCTTCACGACGTCACTCCACCCAACCGATGTGCGCGTCACGACACGGGTCTTCGAGAAGGATCTCCCCTCCTGCCTGTTCAGCTGCATTCACGAGGGGGGGCATGGTTTGTACGACCAAGGGCTGGATCCGCGCTATTACGGGACACCGCTGGGTGAATCGGTGTCGTTGGGATTTCACGAGAGCCAGTCGCGCCTGTGGGAAAATTGCGTCGGCCGCTCACGCCCGTTCTGGCGTTGCTTCTATCCCCTGCTTCAACAGACGTTTCCTCAGCAGCTCTCGAATGTCTCTCCGGATCGGTTTTACGCGGCGATCAATCGTGTCACGCCGTCGTTGATCCGCGTTGAAGCCGATGAACTGACCTACAACCTGCACATTATGCTACGGGTGGAGATCGAGCAACCCTTGATCGAAGGGAAGGTGCAGGCCGAAGACTTGCCGGAACTGTGGCGGGAGAAAATGCGAGACTACCTGGGCGTGGTGCCGGAACGCGACGCCGAGGGGGTCCTGCAGGACGTCCACTGGTCGATGGGGGCCTTCGGCTATTTTCCGACCTATACGTTGGGCAATCTCTACTCGGTACAATTTTACGAACAGGCCAAACAGGAGATCCCTCAACTGGAGGAGGACGTGGCGGCCGGCCATCTCCTCCCGCTCCGCCGGTGGCTCGAACAGAAAATTCACCGCTGGGGACGGATGTTCACGCCGGACCACCTCGCACGACGGGTGACTGGCAGCAGCGTGACGCCGGAACCGTTCCTGCGCTACCTGGAAACCAAATACGGCGAGATCTATCGCCTCTGAACCGCCCCTCCCCTCGGGAGGTTTCCCTTCTTCGGCCTTCCGGCTCTCGATGGCCCAGCCCAGCAACTAGGGCCACACCAGGTCTTTTCAGCTCTATGGCCGCGAGCAGCACTCGTGATACTTCTCACTAGGGAACGTCTGATTAATTCGCGTTTCCACGAAGCAATCTGTTTCTCGGTGGATCAAGACGGGCCATCAGCTGGGAACCCGCTGGTCCGAGAGCGCCTTTCTCGGATTCCTCCGCCGTCAGGCGGCCCGCGCCCCGTTCGCACCCCCGTCCGCTAGGCTGCCGCCAGCAAGTGCCGGCGTGCTACATACAGATTCGCCAAGCCGCAACTGATAGACAACCAGTGCGCATTCTTCGCGAGCCCCCGGTACCGCACTTTGGCCCACCCGAAGATCCGCTTGATCACCAAGAACACATGCTCGACTTTGGCACGAACCTTCGACTTCGTCCGATTGCGGGCCCGCTCCGTCTCGCTCAAGGGCCGATGGCGATGGGCTTTCGTCTGGACGAAGCTCTTGGCATGGGGAGCATGGTGCTGAATCATGTCGCGTTGCCCGCTATAGGCGGCATCGCCCCATACTCGTGTCTCCTGTCCATGCAGCAACTCCGGCAACACCTGGCTGTCATGGACATTCGCCGCCGTGGCCGCCACTGAGTGAACCAGCTTCGTCCGGCTGTCCACTCCAATATGCGCCTTCATGCCGAAATACCACTGGTTCCCCTTCTTGGTCTGATGCATCTCCGGATCTCGCTCTTTCTGGCGATTCTTCGTCGAACTGGGCGCATTGATGATCGTGGCATCCACGATCGTGCCCCGGCTGACCTTCAGCCCGTGGGCAGCCAGATACGCGCCGATCCGCGCAAAGAGCTGTGCGCCCAAGTGGTGGGCTTCCAGCAGATGCCGAAACTTACAGATGGTGGTTTCATCCGGTACGGGCTCGCGGCCCAGATCAATCCCCACGAACTGCCGCATGGCGTGTGAGTCGTACAGCGCTTCCTCCACCGCCGGGTCCGACAGGTTAAACCACTGTTGCAGACAATGGAGGCGCAACATGCGTTCGACACCCACGGGCGGACGCCCTGGGCCCTCGGCCTTGGGGTAGACCGGCTCGATCGCCGCTACCAATTCCGCCCATGGAACAACCTGGTTCATCTCGTTGAGAAACTGCTCCCGGCGGGTGGGCTTGCGATACTGTTCAAACGAGACTTCGGCAAACGTCTGTTGCTGCATGGGGCACGCCTCCAGTTCAGTGCTGCGCTACCCTTAGCACATCATGCAAAGAGAATAAATCAGACCTTCCCTAGGATGAAAATAGGAGTTTCGTCGTAGTTTCTTATCCGGGAATGAGAGCTGGAGGCGCACCGACGGGGGAACGTGCCAAACAAGCGTCGCATGCGCCACGCGGCATGAGGAGATGTGCGAATATGGATGCATTCTCGGAGAGTGCTCCCGAACAAGCCG
It contains:
- a CDS encoding Gfo/Idh/MocA family oxidoreductase, with the translated sequence MKKLRIGVIGTGAFAETCHVPGLQSHPQAEVVMLCGRDHDRTQAMAGRLNVPETTTDYEMLCARADIDAVTIATPNVFHARQAKAALAAGKHVLCEKPLGISVGEALDMVRAAEATERVHQVAFTFRYLYGVQELRRRLRQGDVGQPHYVRIEFDSWQGLHPDSLIGFREKLSWAGAGVLYDVGSHLFDLVNFVLDPIEAVTGFTTLIPREGVDRLTGRLTDVETDDIAGGWFICENALRGQWFASRATPTLGDKAFIEVIGREGALRASLSRGSVDTLKVSTPGQTEWKNLSLPDPASDGKPHCLPVMMHSFVDACIRGKLNPHVDASFYDGLAVQRALTAVLQASYRPGWIQLGSDSLPTVSQPSSANNENRPLGYWRD
- a CDS encoding response regulator transcription factor; translated protein: MKKVRVLLADDHTLVRAGFRALLEKLDGIQVIDEVSNGRDALRIAKEREPEVVLMDIAMPEMNGLEATIRMRQECPQTRVLMLSMYTNEEYLKEALRAGAAGYLLKDADRAELELAIKTVCRGETYLTPSVVKFTLDAYRRQDDSQLGPLGRLTGRQREILQLIAEGWSTKQIAQRLDLSVKTVETHRAQLMERLEIHDVPGLVRLAIRTGLVRTDS
- a CDS encoding PAS domain-containing protein — translated: MVELSGVEDTQPAVITTAPDGVITSLNPAAERLLDIAADAVIGQLTPTLFHDPAELAGRMDAGVLQAEALIADRFDAIVARARIGQVSQEEWIYVHRDGHRRPVLLTVCPVPDTSGNVIGYCLVVRDKDKQVGAEELLRHQAELLHLANDAILVRDLDRDTITYWNDGAVRLYGWTAEAALGAYIHHFLRTRFPRPLEEIKQLFLEGGFWTGELIHTTRDGRTITVSSRWTLLRDSQGRPTGSLELNTDITEQKRAQEALKVAHEELERRVDERTAALSEANERLRVLSRRLMEIQESERRAIARDLHDEIGQALTAMKLNLRELRTLPNCEHVEEQIADSLEILAQVLQRVRSLALDLRPSLLDELGLVPALRWYAGRQAERAGWELRFSAEGAVTRPSPEIEIACFRLAQEALTNVARHSRAEWVEVRLEFGTREVVLVIRDGGIGFDLQDIRNRAHAGTSIGLSGMEERVRLAGGEFAVHSTPGEGTEIRALFPTKPEPRLGENAPT
- a CDS encoding DMT family transporter; translated protein: MEKPTAAAAYAALTTSALVWGGSIVGQKMALGAFSAVETSVLRGAGALAILIPLWWLTEGHRARLTVRDVKLLSLLGLGVLGNHLCTLFGLRYIGASTAGVIIGASPAITALLSSLLVRDIPFRTVAAGCTVSFAGVALVSGLGGNLPAGANPWLGGTLVLLGLVSWALYSIGGREVMERLSPLTVNWTTLLVSLLLQIPLLWTDQKLSVSGADSVPLSGWLALLYLIVFATALGQQAWLYGVKGVGPSRAGIFVNLIPVSALLLSALVLGEAIGLREIAGIVLILAGVWLVGRQSSRLQQAE
- a CDS encoding class I SAM-dependent methyltransferase; this translates as MCPWYDRAVLRIVAQLSRRVKPMTDLIAEKIDAYAAAHSLPESPARRALREETERTMEYARMLVGPLEGAFLHMMTRVVQARRVLEIGMFTGYSALCFAEALADDGRVVTCEIDQEAAAVARRYFAQSPHGQKIEVRMGPALETMAALDGPCDLIFIDADKVNYVNYYRLARELLSPRGLILIDNVLWGGDVLLDPPPDDRTAAIQELNRVVREDAGVTAVMATIRDGLWVITPKPPPQAAP
- a CDS encoding carboxypeptidase M32, with translation MRSVIGFTRRESCATIRKTARSYHGHISRRSKKVQTLAALEPLTTRLLEIRRIQSAASVLSWDQETYMPAGGGAARAEQIAVLEGLAHRQLVSPDTHALLAQWVDPATGEAGDTWDEPSRALLREAWRDVSRARKLPSEFVMRLSRASSLAQQAWITARAENRFAHFLPHLISLVGLKREEAEYLGYRASPYDALLDLYEPGATIAQITPLFAQLRAKLVPLLQRIQGSGVTIDEGCLHQSFDPARQLEFGRLVLVAMGYDFERGRLDQSAHPFTTSLHPTDVRVTTRVFEKDLPSCLFSCIHEGGHGLYDQGLDPRYYGTPLGESVSLGFHESQSRLWENCVGRSRPFWRCFYPLLQQTFPQQLSNVSPDRFYAAINRVTPSLIRVEADELTYNLHIMLRVEIEQPLIEGKVQAEDLPELWREKMRDYLGVVPERDAEGVLQDVHWSMGAFGYFPTYTLGNLYSVQFYEQAKQEIPQLEEDVAAGHLLPLRRWLEQKIHRWGRMFTPDHLARRVTGSSVTPEPFLRYLETKYGEIYRL
- a CDS encoding IS5 family transposase, with protein sequence MQQQTFAEVSFEQYRKPTRREQFLNEMNQVVPWAELVAAIEPVYPKAEGPGRPPVGVERMLRLHCLQQWFNLSDPAVEEALYDSHAMRQFVGIDLGREPVPDETTICKFRHLLEAHHLGAQLFARIGAYLAAHGLKVSRGTIVDATIINAPSSTKNRQKERDPEMHQTKKGNQWYFGMKAHIGVDSRTKLVHSVAATAANVHDSQVLPELLHGQETRVWGDAAYSGQRDMIQHHAPHAKSFVQTKAHRHRPLSETERARNRTKSKVRAKVEHVFLVIKRIFGWAKVRYRGLAKNAHWLSISCGLANLYVARRHLLAAA